A window from Chaetodon trifascialis isolate fChaTrf1 chromosome 5, fChaTrf1.hap1, whole genome shotgun sequence encodes these proteins:
- the nudt22 gene encoding uridine diphosphate glucose pyrophosphatase NUDT22, with protein MMDSEVSVLLHCAAWRGLLESQVQVELSERFNRQTDRTLERQIEEVWTERVSKEPWLFNGSKFRLHSFCLASPASVSSSSVSPKNPPCTLLPHVTVSDLAEDQEGELNGGKSMEENPCPCDSQHNTAQNGLDRGNTPVNQEGDTENTDDRETGPLLTLRLGLTCYKDYLGTNWSCRVAELRQLGEVEFGDALALLAQPLGVGAVLCTDDGQVVLIRRSQRVAEAGGLLDIPGGHPEPKVVCERLGRAVREEQITVDMMQQRLVVSELFSSVCAEIRDEVNIPLSSLGDPVLMGVALNHTSAGRPSAEFYVSCSLTSDEVRELYWKGGAEAHESTDIVFLSKTEVLQLDRSSPLWTELCPSAKGAVLLYQTVKPDGEQGHSRRQETQLMASEEASR; from the exons ATGATGGACTCCGaggtgtctgtgctgctgcactgtgcagCCTGGAGGGGGCTGCTGGAGTCTCAAGTGCAAGTGGAGCTCTCTGAAAG ATTTAACAGGCAGACTGATCGGACTCTGGAGCGTCAAATAGAGGAGGTGTGGACCGAGCGGGTGTCCAAAGAGCCGTGGCTTTTCAACGGGTCCAAATTCAGACTGCACTCCTTCTGTTTGGCTTCTCCTGCGagtgtctcctcctcctccgtttCTCCTAAAAACCCACCCTGCACTCTTTTGCCCCACGTCACCGTCTCAGACCTTGCAGAGGATCAGGAAGGGGAATTAAACGGCGGGAAAAGTATGGAGGAGAACCCGTGTCCCTGCGATTCGCAGCACAACACTGCTCAGAACGGTCTGGACAGAGGAAACACGCCTGTGAATCAGGAAGGagatacagaaaacacagatgatCGAGAGACTGGGCCGCTCCTCACTCTGAGACTAGGCCTGACTTGCTACAAGGACTACTTGGGAACAAACTGGTCGTGTCGAGTGGCAGAGCTCCGTCAGCTGGGAGAGGTGGAGTTCGGTGATGCTCTGGCGCTGCTGGCTCAGCCCCTGGGTGTGGGCGCCGTCTTGTGCACAGATGACGGTCAGGTGGTGTTGATCAGGAGGAGCCAGAGGGTGGCAGAGGCAGGGGGGCTCCTGGACATCCCCGGCGGTCATCCAGAGCCCAAG GTGGTGTGTGAGCGTCTGGGCCGGGCGGTGCGTGAGGAGCAGATCACTGTGGACATGATGCAGCAGAGGCTCGTCGTCTCAGAGCTGTTCTCGTCTGTGTGCGCTGAGATCAGAGACGAG GTGAATATTCCTCTGAGCTCTCTGGGAGATCCTGTCCTGATGGGCGTCGCACTGAATCACACCAGCGCTGGCAGACCAAGTGCTGAGTTCTATGTCAG CTGCTCACTGACATCTGATGAAGTCAGAGAGCTGTACTGGAAAGGAGGAGCAGAGGCCCACGAGTCCACAGATATCGTCTTCCTCAGCAAAACA GAGGTGTTGCAGCTGGACAGAAGCAGCCCTCTGTGGACGGAGCTGTGTCCTTCAGCTAAAGGAGCTGTGCTACTTTATCAGACAGTGAAGCCTGACGGAGAGCAAGGCCACAGCAGGCGACAGGAAACTCAGCTGATGgcatcagaggaggcgtccagaTGA